A genomic segment from Propionispora hippei DSM 15287 encodes:
- a CDS encoding divergent polysaccharide deacetylase family protein has translation MRRRTRIVWIGGILCFICLAGFLYFQTGHQRQEDKPYEIKKSGAGGTVDFSATAQKIHVAVNNVLAAAGLQAEAGQEGEQRTKLQGTEGTVIWSQRKALVKVADEAAGKKLETALTEAVQSIPAKIIVRKADQYQGHEATRLDIGLQSKVDNETVTCITDQLYLVNMPKPQAGATETKPKPTRARMAIVVDDFGYAREPITAYATIDRPLTFAILPYRMYSNEAAQAGSRSDRQLILHLPMEPLAASEQSEATTITVQMSDEEIRSTADQAIRSIPGIIGVNNHQGSRATADKRVMSQVLSVVKEHGLFFLDSRTTSKSVAIEVAGPLGVRTTSNDLFLDNNNEVDAIKQQIRTAANMALRYGAVTVIGHARLHTATAIKEMIPELEAKGIRLVFASELLS, from the coding sequence ATGAGACGCAGGACACGTATAGTATGGATCGGCGGAATTTTATGCTTCATTTGCCTTGCCGGGTTTCTTTATTTCCAAACCGGTCACCAGCGGCAGGAAGATAAACCTTATGAAATAAAAAAATCAGGAGCTGGCGGTACGGTAGACTTTTCGGCAACTGCCCAGAAGATTCACGTGGCCGTGAACAATGTTCTTGCCGCCGCAGGTCTGCAGGCCGAGGCCGGACAGGAAGGTGAGCAGCGGACAAAGCTGCAGGGAACTGAAGGAACTGTTATCTGGTCGCAGCGTAAAGCCCTGGTTAAAGTTGCCGACGAAGCGGCGGGGAAAAAGCTGGAGACGGCCCTGACGGAAGCGGTACAAAGCATTCCGGCTAAAATCATCGTGCGAAAGGCCGATCAATATCAGGGACATGAGGCTACTCGTTTGGACATTGGTTTGCAAAGTAAGGTGGATAACGAAACAGTCACCTGCATTACCGATCAGCTTTACTTAGTTAATATGCCAAAACCGCAGGCCGGAGCAACAGAAACAAAGCCAAAACCGACCAGGGCGCGGATGGCGATTGTTGTTGACGATTTCGGCTACGCCCGGGAGCCGATCACGGCCTATGCTACCATTGACCGGCCGTTGACTTTTGCCATTTTGCCTTATCGGATGTATAGCAATGAAGCAGCGCAAGCAGGCAGCCGGTCAGACCGGCAATTGATTTTGCATCTGCCGATGGAACCACTAGCGGCCAGTGAGCAATCTGAAGCCACTACCATTACTGTGCAAATGAGTGATGAGGAAATACGGAGTACGGCTGATCAGGCAATCCGTTCCATACCGGGAATTATCGGTGTAAACAATCATCAGGGTTCCCGCGCGACGGCCGATAAGCGGGTGATGAGCCAGGTTTTGAGTGTGGTCAAAGAACATGGTCTGTTCTTTTTAGACAGCCGGACAACCAGCAAATCGGTGGCAATAGAAGTAGCCGGTCCCCTGGGGGTAAGAACCACGTCTAATGATCTTTTCCTGGATAACAACAATGAAGTGGATGCCATAAAACAGCAAATTCGCACGGCGGCCAATATGGCACTGCGTTATGGTGCGGTTACCGTGATCGGTCACGCCCGCCTTCATACGGCCACAGCAATTAAGGAAATGATTCCGGAGCTGGAGGCCAAGGGAATTCGTCTGGTTTTTGCATCGGAACTGCTGTCGTAG